Proteins from one Acidobacteriota bacterium genomic window:
- a CDS encoding electron transfer flavoprotein-ubiquinone oxidoreductase produces MSDVEREVLDIDVLFVGAGPASMAGAYHLAKLIEGHNATAGDTGAEPIEVEIAILEKGQEIGAHALSGAVVDPKAFQELFPEDWQDAPFEAPVEDEKLWWMTEKKALSMPIPPQLKNKGKYVGSLGKLLKWMEGKLEDAGVDIFCEFPATEALLEDGRVIGVRTGDRGVDKDGKPKANYEPGVDVHSQVVVLGEGPRGTLAKQLDQKLGLSEGKNPQLYALGIKEVWDVPEGRVAPGMVIHSMNWPLGFDTFGGGFIYGMEGNQVIVGLVVGLDYKDPLLDPHEQFQRFKTHPSVRELLDGGTMAFYGAKAIPEGGWWSMPKLWGNGFLLCGDTGGFLDSQRLKGIHLAMKSGMLAAESIFEGLKAGGVEEQHLATYPQKVEASSIKDQLYPVRNFHQAFEKGLLGGMVQAGLGMITGGRGWGLFNRLDAKAGHQHMQRLDQPGGPPREDQRHRLSPDGELTFDKLADVYNSGTGHEEDQPVHLLVHDTSICEDRCAREFGNPCEQFCPAAVYEMVEDADTPSGKRLQINASNCVHCKTCDIMDPYQIITWVPPEGGGGPSYSKM; encoded by the coding sequence ATGAGTGACGTAGAGCGCGAAGTCCTGGATATCGACGTGCTGTTCGTCGGCGCGGGGCCGGCGAGCATGGCCGGCGCATACCACCTGGCCAAGCTCATCGAAGGCCATAACGCCACCGCCGGTGACACCGGCGCCGAACCCATCGAAGTAGAGATCGCGATCCTGGAAAAGGGTCAGGAGATCGGCGCCCACGCCCTTTCCGGCGCGGTGGTGGATCCCAAGGCCTTCCAGGAGCTGTTCCCGGAGGATTGGCAGGACGCGCCCTTCGAAGCGCCGGTGGAGGACGAGAAGCTGTGGTGGATGACCGAGAAGAAGGCACTCTCCATGCCCATCCCGCCGCAGCTGAAGAATAAGGGCAAATACGTCGGCTCCCTGGGCAAGCTCCTCAAATGGATGGAGGGCAAGCTGGAGGACGCGGGGGTGGATATTTTCTGCGAGTTCCCCGCCACCGAAGCGTTGCTGGAGGACGGCCGGGTCATCGGCGTCCGCACCGGCGACCGCGGCGTCGACAAGGACGGCAAGCCCAAGGCCAACTACGAGCCCGGGGTGGACGTGCACTCTCAGGTGGTGGTGTTGGGAGAAGGGCCGCGAGGCACCCTGGCCAAGCAGCTGGACCAGAAGCTGGGCCTCAGCGAGGGCAAGAATCCGCAACTCTACGCCCTGGGCATCAAGGAAGTTTGGGACGTACCGGAGGGCCGGGTGGCGCCGGGGATGGTGATCCACTCGATGAACTGGCCCCTGGGCTTCGACACCTTTGGCGGCGGTTTTATCTACGGCATGGAAGGCAACCAGGTCATCGTCGGTCTGGTGGTGGGGCTGGACTACAAGGACCCCCTGCTCGATCCTCACGAGCAATTCCAGCGTTTCAAGACCCATCCTTCGGTACGCGAGCTGCTGGACGGCGGCACCATGGCGTTCTACGGCGCCAAGGCGATTCCGGAGGGCGGCTGGTGGTCCATGCCCAAACTCTGGGGAAACGGTTTTTTGCTCTGCGGCGACACCGGCGGCTTCCTCGACAGCCAGCGCCTGAAGGGCATCCATCTGGCCATGAAGTCGGGCATGCTGGCGGCGGAGAGCATCTTCGAAGGCCTCAAGGCCGGCGGCGTCGAGGAGCAGCACCTCGCCACGTACCCGCAGAAGGTGGAGGCGAGCTCCATCAAGGATCAGCTCTACCCGGTCCGCAACTTCCACCAGGCCTTCGAGAAGGGGCTGCTGGGAGGCATGGTGCAGGCGGGCCTGGGGATGATCACCGGCGGGCGCGGCTGGGGCCTGTTCAACCGCCTGGACGCCAAGGCCGGCCACCAGCACATGCAGCGCCTCGACCAGCCCGGCGGCCCGCCGCGGGAGGACCAGCGCCACCGCCTGTCTCCGGACGGCGAGCTGACCTTCGACAAGCTGGCGGACGTCTACAACTCGGGCACCGGCCACGAGGAGGATCAGCCGGTGCATCTGCTGGTCCACGACACCAGCATCTGCGAGGACCGCTGTGCCCGGGAATTCGGCAACCCCTGCGAGCAGTTCTGCCCGGCGGCGGTGTACGAGATGGTGGAGGACGCCGACACCCCCTCCGGCAAGCGCCTGCAGATCAACGCCAGCAACTGCGTGCACTGCAAGACCTGCGACATCATGGATCCCTACCAGATCATCACCTGGGTGCCGCCGGAGGGCGGCGGCGGGCCGAGCTACAGCAAGATGTGA